Proteins co-encoded in one Strix uralensis isolate ZFMK-TIS-50842 chromosome 2, bStrUra1, whole genome shotgun sequence genomic window:
- the TRIM13 gene encoding E3 ubiquitin-protein ligase TRIM13 isoform X2: MMELLEEDLTCPICCSLFDDPRVLPCSHNFCRKCLEGILEGNVRNVLWRPSPFKCPTCRKETPVTGVNSLQVNYSLKGIVEKYNKIKVTPKMPVCKVHSGQPLNIFCRTDMQLICGVCATRGDHTKHVFCSIEEAYSQEKRAFETLFQGFETWRCGDALSRLDTLETSKRKALQMLTKDSDKVKEFFEKLQHTLEQKRNEILSDFETMKLAVMQAYDPEINKLNTILQEQRMAFNIAEAFKDVSEPIIFLQQMQEFREKIKVLKETPLPCSSVDISPTMKSFDTSQWNGIKLVDVDKLSLPQENTTLKFKIPSVFSRRFIVNSLICLLILAVTRMSFVESVVDNLQCWKSQFFTISLSYLADTVEIADHAVFYWEQMTDGASLLREKCKNYTLVVLDNVAQFVCKYKLL, encoded by the coding sequence ATGATGGAGCTGCTAGAGGAAGATCTCACCTGTCCCATTTGCTGTAGCCTGTTTGATGATCCTCGTGTCCTGCCCTGTTCGCACAATTTCTGCAGAAAGTGTCTGGAAGGAATTCTTGAGGGAAACGTGCGGAATGTGCTTTGGAGGCCGTCCCCTTTCAAGTGCCCCACGTGCAGGAAGGAAACTCCCGTTACTGGAGTCAACAGCTTGCAAGTCAACTATTCCCTGAAAGGTATCGTGGAGAAGTATAACAAAATCAAAGTAACTCCGAAAATGCCCGTGTGCAAAGTGCACAGCGGGCAACCCCTTAACATTTTTTGCCGGACAGACATGCAGCTGATCTGTGGGGTTTGTGCCACCCGTGGTGACCATACAAAGCACGTTTTCTGTTCTATTGAAGAAGCTTATTCCCAGGAGAAGCGAGCTTTTGAAACCCTGTTTCAGGGCTTTGAAACCTGGCGTTGTGGCGATGCCCTCTCACGGCTGGATACCTTGGAAACCAGTAAGAGGAAAGCTCTGCAGATGCTCACCAAAGATTCTGACAAAGTGAAGGAGTTCTTTGAGAAGCTGCAGCACACCCTGGAGCAGAAACGAAATGAGATTCTCTCTGACTTTGAGACCATGAAGCTTGCAGTGATGCAGGCCTACGATCCGGAAATCAATAAACTGAACACAATTCTGCAAGAGCAACGGATGGCTTTTAACATTGCAGAGGCCTTCAAAGATGTGTCTGAACCCATTATATTTCTGCAACAGATGCAGGAGTTCAGGGAAAAAATCAAGGTGCTCAAAGAAACCCCTTTACCTTGTTCCAGTGTGGACATCAGCCCTACAATGAAGAGCTTTGATACCAGCCAGTGGAATGGAATAAAACTAGTTGATGTGGACAAACTTTCCTTGCCTCAGGAAAACACCACTCTTAAATTCAAGATTCCCTCAGTCTTTTCACGCAGATTTATAGTGAACTCTCTTATTTGCTTGCTTATTCTTGCTGTCACCAGAATGTCCTTTGTGGAGTCAGTCGTTGACAATCTCCAGTGCTGGAAATCTCAATTCTTTACAATTAGCTTGTCCTATTTGGCAGATACAGTGGAGATAGCAGATCATGCAGTCTTTTACTGGGAACAGATGACAGATGGAGCTTCACTTCTAAGAGAAAAGTGTAAAAACTATACGTTGGTTGTACTGGATAATGTTGCACAGTTTGTGTGCAAATATAAACTGTTGTGA
- the KCNRG gene encoding potassium channel regulatory protein encodes MSSREVVVLSVGGVRFVTRASTLQQFPESRLARMLNDDDQEFKLVNGEFFVDRDGTLFSYIMDFLRTLQVSLPTDFSDYQRLQREAEFYGLYPLADLLSQEHLLKPRLEILEVRFSLQEMQAFFRIFGSCSTTVETLAEQITVFTGQQSGQSWNSPFTSQKPLVPLPLERPSHHDMVFQCGTDYSAGDQFVARYVSIKPDNRKLINGTNVLGLLLDTLLKDGFRLISTRTVSSEENVECYSFERMKRPAGLTVTVNQTPGSSGVARAKRSQVQKGK; translated from the exons ATGAGTAGCCGAGAGGTGGTTGTTCTGAGCGTGGGAGGTGTGAGATTTGTAACCCGGGCTTCTACCTTGCAGCAGTTCCCTGAGTCCAGGCTAGCACGGATGTTGAACGATGATGACCAGGAATTTAAACTGGTGAATGGAGAGTTTTTTGTGGACAGAGATGGAACTTTGTTTAGTTACATCATGGACTTCTTGAGGACTCTCCAGGTCTCCTTACCTACCGATTTCTCAGACTATCAGAggctgcagagagaagcagaatTCTATGGGCTCTACCCTCTGGCTGACCTCCTGAGCCAGGAACACTTGCTGAAGCCAAGGCTGGAGATCTTGGAAGTGCGTTTTTCTCTCCAAGAGATGCAGGCCTTTTTCCGGATCTTTGGTTCCTGCAGTACTACTGTTGAGACACTAGCTGAACAGATCACTGTGTTTACAGGGCAGCAGTCGGGACAGAGCTGGAACAGCCCTTTTACTTCTCAGAAACCACTCGTTCCACTTCCTTTGGAAAGACCTTCCCATCATGACATGGTTTTTCAGTGTGGTACTGACTACTCTGCTGGTGACCAGTTTGTGGCCAG gtaTGTTTCCATAAAGCCTGATAATAGAAAGCTGATTAACGGTACTAATGTGTTAGGCCTGCTGCTTGACACTTTACTTAAAGATGGATTTCGCCTCATAAGCACCAGGACAGTCTCGAGTGAAGAAAATGTCGAATGCTACAGTTTTGAAAGGATGAAGAGGCCAGCAGGCCTTACTGTCACGGTGAACCAAACCCCAGGGAGCTCCGGGGTAGCACGGGCAAAGAGAAGCCAAGtgcagaaagggaaataa
- the TRIM13 gene encoding E3 ubiquitin-protein ligase TRIM13 isoform X1, with the protein MDMMELLEEDLTCPICCSLFDDPRVLPCSHNFCRKCLEGILEGNVRNVLWRPSPFKCPTCRKETPVTGVNSLQVNYSLKGIVEKYNKIKVTPKMPVCKVHSGQPLNIFCRTDMQLICGVCATRGDHTKHVFCSIEEAYSQEKRAFETLFQGFETWRCGDALSRLDTLETSKRKALQMLTKDSDKVKEFFEKLQHTLEQKRNEILSDFETMKLAVMQAYDPEINKLNTILQEQRMAFNIAEAFKDVSEPIIFLQQMQEFREKIKVLKETPLPCSSVDISPTMKSFDTSQWNGIKLVDVDKLSLPQENTTLKFKIPSVFSRRFIVNSLICLLILAVTRMSFVESVVDNLQCWKSQFFTISLSYLADTVEIADHAVFYWEQMTDGASLLREKCKNYTLVVLDNVAQFVCKYKLL; encoded by the exons ATG GACATGATGGAGCTGCTAGAGGAAGATCTCACCTGTCCCATTTGCTGTAGCCTGTTTGATGATCCTCGTGTCCTGCCCTGTTCGCACAATTTCTGCAGAAAGTGTCTGGAAGGAATTCTTGAGGGAAACGTGCGGAATGTGCTTTGGAGGCCGTCCCCTTTCAAGTGCCCCACGTGCAGGAAGGAAACTCCCGTTACTGGAGTCAACAGCTTGCAAGTCAACTATTCCCTGAAAGGTATCGTGGAGAAGTATAACAAAATCAAAGTAACTCCGAAAATGCCCGTGTGCAAAGTGCACAGCGGGCAACCCCTTAACATTTTTTGCCGGACAGACATGCAGCTGATCTGTGGGGTTTGTGCCACCCGTGGTGACCATACAAAGCACGTTTTCTGTTCTATTGAAGAAGCTTATTCCCAGGAGAAGCGAGCTTTTGAAACCCTGTTTCAGGGCTTTGAAACCTGGCGTTGTGGCGATGCCCTCTCACGGCTGGATACCTTGGAAACCAGTAAGAGGAAAGCTCTGCAGATGCTCACCAAAGATTCTGACAAAGTGAAGGAGTTCTTTGAGAAGCTGCAGCACACCCTGGAGCAGAAACGAAATGAGATTCTCTCTGACTTTGAGACCATGAAGCTTGCAGTGATGCAGGCCTACGATCCGGAAATCAATAAACTGAACACAATTCTGCAAGAGCAACGGATGGCTTTTAACATTGCAGAGGCCTTCAAAGATGTGTCTGAACCCATTATATTTCTGCAACAGATGCAGGAGTTCAGGGAAAAAATCAAGGTGCTCAAAGAAACCCCTTTACCTTGTTCCAGTGTGGACATCAGCCCTACAATGAAGAGCTTTGATACCAGCCAGTGGAATGGAATAAAACTAGTTGATGTGGACAAACTTTCCTTGCCTCAGGAAAACACCACTCTTAAATTCAAGATTCCCTCAGTCTTTTCACGCAGATTTATAGTGAACTCTCTTATTTGCTTGCTTATTCTTGCTGTCACCAGAATGTCCTTTGTGGAGTCAGTCGTTGACAATCTCCAGTGCTGGAAATCTCAATTCTTTACAATTAGCTTGTCCTATTTGGCAGATACAGTGGAGATAGCAGATCATGCAGTCTTTTACTGGGAACAGATGACAGATGGAGCTTCACTTCTAAGAGAAAAGTGTAAAAACTATACGTTGGTTGTACTGGATAATGTTGCACAGTTTGTGTGCAAATATAAACTGTTGTGA